The Canis lupus dingo isolate Sandy chromosome 11, ASM325472v2, whole genome shotgun sequence genome includes a region encoding these proteins:
- the CTXN3 gene encoding cortexin-3, giving the protein MDGGQPVPSALVPLENASPDSSMSLEQKTTFVFVILLFIFLGILIVRCFRILLDPYRSMPTSTWADGLEGLEKGQFDHALA; this is encoded by the coding sequence ATGGATGGAGGACAGCCCGTCCCTTCAGCCCTAGTGCCCCTTGAGAATGCATCACCAGATTCTAGCATGTCTCTGGAGCAGAAAACCACATTTGTCTTTGTGattttgttgttcattttcttggGCATCCTCATTGTCAGGTGCTTCCGGATCCTTCTGGACCCATATCGGAGCATGCCGACCTCAACCTGGGCGGATGGACTTGAAGGCCTGGAGAAGGGGCAGTTTGACCATGCCCTTGCCTAG